A single genomic interval of Xyrauchen texanus isolate HMW12.3.18 chromosome 40, RBS_HiC_50CHRs, whole genome shotgun sequence harbors:
- the LOC127633567 gene encoding protein transport protein Sec24C-like isoform X6 codes for MRDELRMNVNQQPHMTSPYGQPQPGYQGYPQPGYGGGHMPAGYPAQYAPYNGQGTAYQQGPPQGMRGPPTSGAPPVSGAQNYAQFWQGDIQNGPPPMGATSQRPPVSQPYTPGAGNLQIGVPPVSMQQMTNQMASMQVGSTAPSPAGPGYAPPSVTQSPNSAAYTPAAPPTFSPSTAAPTQPLPTEGVAQPPPRSYYGAPPPAQQPFPNHAAPFSTAGPTQPQAPPPVSQQSFPQAPPVSQPPFSTAPPLGNTLSYGGPPPHAHPSFPRPQFPTSQPSAFPGGPPPTSTPQLAGPMPPLPQPPVSQPSPYSSGPPLTPTGFLPQGGAQPMPPHPGFQGPPMASQGPPMTQANHVPPSQPGMSSGPTNASMSGPPPQQGMQGYPPQQNGAFGQVRGPQPAYAGAYPGQPNYSAPPTASASAPSAPKRLDPDSIPSPQASDMPPVQKTRHRIDPDSIPSPIQVIEDDKANKGNEPFTTGVRGQAPPLITTNFQVRDQGNASPRYIRCTAYNIPCSSDLAKQSQVPLAAVIKPLSTLPPDETPPYLVDHGESGPIRCNRCKAYMCPFMQFIEGGRRFHCGFCSCVTEVPPHYFQHLDHTGKRVDCYDRPELSMGSYEFMTTVDYCKNNKFPQPPAFIFLIDVSYNAVKSGMVGIVCQELKTLLDYLPRENPDVESNIRVGFITYNKVLHFYNVKASLAQPQMMVVSDVADMFVPLLDGFLVSVSESRVVIESLLDQIPEMFADTRETETVFGPVIQAGLEALKAADCAGKLFVFHSSLPIAEAPGKLKNREDKKLLGTDKEKSLFQPQVSFYNTLAKECVAQGCCVDLFLFPNQYVDVATLGVVPTSTGGSIYKYTYFQAATDQEQFLNDLRRDVEKQMGFDAVMRVRTSTGIRATDFFGSFYMSNTTDVELAGLDCDKTVTVEFRHDDKLSEETGALMQCAVLYTSCNGQRRLRIHNMAVNCCSQLADLYRNCETDTIINFFAKYAFRSVLSSPTKNVRDSLLNQCAQILACYRKNCASPSSAGQLILPECMKLLPVYLNCILKSDILQPGADVSLDDRAYLRQLVSGMDVAESHVFFYPRLLPLQKLDVESTSLPLAVRDSEERLSRGGVYLLENGLNLFIWVGVNAQQELLQNIFGTPAFSQIDPSMASLPALDNPFSKRLREIIESVRTQRPRYMKLMVVKQEDKLEMIFKHFLVEDKNINGGASYVDFLCHMHKEIRQLLS; via the exons GTATGAGAGGACCCCCCACGTCAGGGGCACCACCAGTCTCAGGTGCCCAGAACTATGCTCAGTTTTGGCAAGGAGACATTCAGAATGGACCACCTCCGATGGGTGCTACATCACAGAG GCCTCCAGTGTCTCAGCCATACACTCCAGGTGCAGGGAATCTCCAGATTGGAGTCCCACCTGTCAGCATGCAGCAGATGACCAATCAGATGGCCAGCATGCAGGTTGGCTCTACTGCACCCTCCCCTGCTGGCCCGGGCTATG CCCCTCCCTCAGTAACCCAGTCTCCAAACTCAGCTGCCTACACACCTGCAGCTCCTCCCACTTTTTCACCTTCTACAGCTGCTCCCACACAGCCTCTGCCTACTGAAGGTGTGGCTCAGCCACCACCTCGGTCATACTATGGAGCTCCGCCTCCTGCCCAGCAGCCTTTCCCAAATCATGCCGCACCTTTCTCCACCGCTGGCCCAACCCAGCCCCAAGCTCCACCTCCTGTCTCTCAGCAATCCTTCCCTCAAGCTCCACCTGTCTCTCAGCCTCCTTTTTCCACAGCCCCTCCTCTAGGCAACACCCTGTCATATGGTGGCCCACCTCCTCATGCACATCCCTCTTTCCCAAGACCACAGTTTCCCACCTCCCAGCCCTCTGCTTTCCCTGGAGGTCCACCACCCACCTCTACTCCTCAGCTTGCAGGGCCCATGCCACCCTTGCCCCAGCCACCAGTTTCCCAACCCTCTCCTTACAGCTCAGGTCCCCCTCTAACCCCTACAGGGTTTTTACCACAAGGGGGTGCTCAACCAATGCCTCCCCATCCTGGATTTCAGGGCCCTCCTATGGCATCACAAGGGCCTCCAATGACACAGGCAAACCATGTACCCCCTTCACAACCTGGCATGTCATCTGGTCCTACCAATGCTAGCATGTCAGGGCCACCACCACAGCAAGGAATGCAGGGTTATCCGCCTCAGCAAAATG GTGCTTTCGGGCAGGTCAGAGGGCCTCAGCCTGCTTATGCAGGGGCATATCCTGGGCAACCTAACTACAGTGCACCTCCTACTGCATCTGCTTCAGCACCATCTGCCCCGAAGAGGCTTGATCCTGATTCAATCCCAAGCCCG CAAGCCTCTGACATGCCGCCTGTGCAGAAAACAAGACATAGAATAGACCCAGACTCAATTCCCAGTCCA ATTCAGGTCATTGAGGATGACAAGGCAAACAAGGGAAATGAACCTTTTACTACAGGAGTCAGAGGTCAAGCCCCACCACTGATCACAACCAACTTCCAAGTCAGAGATCAAG GTAATGCAAGTCCACGGTACATCCGATGCACAGCCTATAACATACCCTGCAGTTCTGACCTGGCCAAACAGTCCCAGGTGCCCCTTGCTGCTGTTATCAAGCCCCTGTCCACTCTGCCCCCAGATGAG ACACCGCCATATCTTGTCGATCATGGAGAAAGTGGGCCCATCCGTTGTAATCGCTGTAAGGCCTACATGTGTCCTTTCATGCAGTTCATTGAAGGTGGCCGTCGCTTCCATTGTGGCTTCTGCAGCTGTGTCACCGAGG TGCCTCCCCATTACTTCCAGCATCTGGATCATACAGGGAAGAGAGTGGACTGCTATGACCGACCAGAGCTCTCTATGGGCAGTTATGAGTTTATGACTACTGTGGACTACTGTAAG AATAACAAGTTTCCTCAGCCGCCAGCCTTCATCTTTCTGATTGATGTGTCCTACAACGCAGTGAAGAGCGGCATGGTGGGAATTGTATGCCAAGAGCTGAAGACACTGTTGGATTACTTGCCCAG AGAGAACCCTGATGTGGAATCAAACATTCGAGTTGGCTTCATCACCTACAATAAAGTGCTTCATTTCTACAACGTGAAGGCCTCTCTTGCCCAGCCACAGATGATGGTTGTGTCAGATGTGGCTGACATGTTTGTACCTCTATTGGATGGATTTCTGGTCAGTGTTTCAGAGTCCAGGGTGGTGATTGAGAG TTTGTTGGATCAGATCCCTGAGATGTTTGCCGACACACGGGAAACTGAGACCGTGTTTGGGCCTGTTATTCAGGCAGGGCTGGAGGCGCTCAAG GCTGCAGACTGTGCCGGAAAGCTCTTTGTTTTCCACTCTTCTCTGCCTATCGCTGAGGCTCCAGGCAAACTGAAGAACAGGGAGGACAAGAAACTACTGGGCACTGATAAAGAGAAG TCATTATTCCAGCCACAGGTTAGTTTTTACAACACCCTGGCCAAGGAGTGTGTGGCCCAGGGTTGCTGTGTGGACCTCTTCCTCTTTCCAAATCAGTATGTTGATGTAGCAACATTAGGGGTGGTGCCCACTTCAACGGGAGGCTCCATCTACAAATACACCTACTTCCAG gcTGCAACTGACCAGGAGCAGTTTCTCAATGACCTGAGGAGAGATGTGGAGAAGCAgatgggctttgatgcagtaatgAGAGTCCGCACAAGCACAG GTATCCGGGCAACAGACTTCTTTGGTTCCTTCTACATGAGCAACACCACAGATGTTGAGCTGGCAGGACTAGACTGTGACAAGACCGTTACCGTAGAGTTCAGACATGACGACAAGCTCAGTGAGGAGACTGGAGCTCTTATGCAG TGTGCTGTTCTGTACACTAGCTGCAATGGTCAGCGACGGCTTCGGATTCATAATATGGcagtgaactgctgctctcagctGGCAGACCTGTACAGGAACTGCGAGACGGATACTATTATCAACTTCTTCGCCAAATATG CATTTCGCAGTGTACTCAGCAGTCCTACCAAGAATGTGCGTGACAGTCTGTTGAATCAGTGTGCACAGATCTTAGCCTGTTACCGCAAGAACTGCGCAAGTCCATCTTCAGCAGGACAG TTGATCTTGCCGGAGTGTATGAAGCTGCTGCCCGTGTATCTAAACTGCATATTGAAGAGCGACATTCTGCAGCCCGGAGCAGATGTTTCCCTTGATGACCGTGCCTACCTGAGACAGCTGGTCAGTGGCATGGACGTGGCTGAGAGCCATGTGTTTTTCTACCCTCGGCTACTTCCACTG CAAAAGCTGGATGTCGAGAGCACGTCCCTGCCTTTGGCAGTAAGAGACTCAGAGGAGAGACTATCAAGAGGCGGAGTGTACCTGTTAGAAAATGGGTTGAACCTTTTCATCTGGGTGGGGGTCAATGCCCAGCAAGAGCTACTCCAAAATATCTTTGGAACACCTGCCTTCAGCCAGATAGACCCTAGCATG GCATCTCTGCCGGCTTTGGATAATCCTTTTTCAAAGAGACTGAGGGAGATTATCGAGTCTGTCAGGACACAGCGCCCACGATACATGAAG CTTATGGTGGTGAAACAAGAAGACAAACTGGAGATGATCTTCAAGCACTTCCTGGTGGAGGATAAAAACATCAATGGTGGAGCCTCTTATGTGGACTTCCTGTGTCACATGCACAAGGAGATTCGTCAGCTCTTGAGCTAG
- the LOC127633567 gene encoding protein transport protein Sec24C-like isoform X3, whose protein sequence is MNVNQQPHMTSPYGQPQPGYQGYPQPGYGGGHMPAGYPAQYAPYNGQGTAYQQGPPQGYSPYASFPSKTLATNLASDLSSSPLNLGMRGPPTSGAPPVSGAQNYAQFWQGDIQNGPPPMGATSQSRPPVSQPYTPGAGNLQIGVPPVSMQQMTNQMASMQVGSTAPSPAGPGYAPPSVTQSPNSAAYTPAAPPTFSPSTAAPTQPLPTEGVAQPPPRSYYGAPPPAQQPFPNHAAPFSTAGPTQPQAPPPVSQQSFPQAPPVSQPPFSTAPPLGNTLSYGGPPPHAHPSFPRPQFPTSQPSAFPGGPPPTSTPQLAGPMPPLPQPPVSQPSPYSSGPPLTPTGFLPQGGAQPMPPHPGFQGPPMASQGPPMTQANHVPPSQPGMSSGPTNASMSGPPPQQGMQGYPPQQNGAFGQVRGPQPAYAGAYPGQPNYSAPPTASASAPSAPKRLDPDSIPSPQASDMPPVQKTRHRIDPDSIPSPIQVIEDDKANKGNEPFTTGVRGQAPPLITTNFQVRDQGNASPRYIRCTAYNIPCSSDLAKQSQVPLAAVIKPLSTLPPDETPPYLVDHGESGPIRCNRCKAYMCPFMQFIEGGRRFHCGFCSCVTEVPPHYFQHLDHTGKRVDCYDRPELSMGSYEFMTTVDYCKNNKFPQPPAFIFLIDVSYNAVKSGMVGIVCQELKTLLDYLPRENPDVESNIRVGFITYNKVLHFYNVKASLAQPQMMVVSDVADMFVPLLDGFLVSVSESRVVIESLLDQIPEMFADTRETETVFGPVIQAGLEALKAADCAGKLFVFHSSLPIAEAPGKLKNREDKKLLGTDKEKSLFQPQVSFYNTLAKECVAQGCCVDLFLFPNQYVDVATLGVVPTSTGGSIYKYTYFQAATDQEQFLNDLRRDVEKQMGFDAVMRVRTSTGIRATDFFGSFYMSNTTDVELAGLDCDKTVTVEFRHDDKLSEETGALMQCAVLYTSCNGQRRLRIHNMAVNCCSQLADLYRNCETDTIINFFAKYAFRSVLSSPTKNVRDSLLNQCAQILACYRKNCASPSSAGQLILPECMKLLPVYLNCILKSDILQPGADVSLDDRAYLRQLVSGMDVAESHVFFYPRLLPLQKLDVESTSLPLAVRDSEERLSRGGVYLLENGLNLFIWVGVNAQQELLQNIFGTPAFSQIDPSMASLPALDNPFSKRLREIIESVRTQRPRYMKLMVVKQEDKLEMIFKHFLVEDKNINGGASYVDFLCHMHKEIRQLLS, encoded by the exons GTATGAGAGGACCCCCCACGTCAGGGGCACCACCAGTCTCAGGTGCCCAGAACTATGCTCAGTTTTGGCAAGGAGACATTCAGAATGGACCACCTCCGATGGGTGCTACATCACAGAG TAGGCCTCCAGTGTCTCAGCCATACACTCCAGGTGCAGGGAATCTCCAGATTGGAGTCCCACCTGTCAGCATGCAGCAGATGACCAATCAGATGGCCAGCATGCAGGTTGGCTCTACTGCACCCTCCCCTGCTGGCCCGGGCTATG CCCCTCCCTCAGTAACCCAGTCTCCAAACTCAGCTGCCTACACACCTGCAGCTCCTCCCACTTTTTCACCTTCTACAGCTGCTCCCACACAGCCTCTGCCTACTGAAGGTGTGGCTCAGCCACCACCTCGGTCATACTATGGAGCTCCGCCTCCTGCCCAGCAGCCTTTCCCAAATCATGCCGCACCTTTCTCCACCGCTGGCCCAACCCAGCCCCAAGCTCCACCTCCTGTCTCTCAGCAATCCTTCCCTCAAGCTCCACCTGTCTCTCAGCCTCCTTTTTCCACAGCCCCTCCTCTAGGCAACACCCTGTCATATGGTGGCCCACCTCCTCATGCACATCCCTCTTTCCCAAGACCACAGTTTCCCACCTCCCAGCCCTCTGCTTTCCCTGGAGGTCCACCACCCACCTCTACTCCTCAGCTTGCAGGGCCCATGCCACCCTTGCCCCAGCCACCAGTTTCCCAACCCTCTCCTTACAGCTCAGGTCCCCCTCTAACCCCTACAGGGTTTTTACCACAAGGGGGTGCTCAACCAATGCCTCCCCATCCTGGATTTCAGGGCCCTCCTATGGCATCACAAGGGCCTCCAATGACACAGGCAAACCATGTACCCCCTTCACAACCTGGCATGTCATCTGGTCCTACCAATGCTAGCATGTCAGGGCCACCACCACAGCAAGGAATGCAGGGTTATCCGCCTCAGCAAAATG GTGCTTTCGGGCAGGTCAGAGGGCCTCAGCCTGCTTATGCAGGGGCATATCCTGGGCAACCTAACTACAGTGCACCTCCTACTGCATCTGCTTCAGCACCATCTGCCCCGAAGAGGCTTGATCCTGATTCAATCCCAAGCCCG CAAGCCTCTGACATGCCGCCTGTGCAGAAAACAAGACATAGAATAGACCCAGACTCAATTCCCAGTCCA ATTCAGGTCATTGAGGATGACAAGGCAAACAAGGGAAATGAACCTTTTACTACAGGAGTCAGAGGTCAAGCCCCACCACTGATCACAACCAACTTCCAAGTCAGAGATCAAG GTAATGCAAGTCCACGGTACATCCGATGCACAGCCTATAACATACCCTGCAGTTCTGACCTGGCCAAACAGTCCCAGGTGCCCCTTGCTGCTGTTATCAAGCCCCTGTCCACTCTGCCCCCAGATGAG ACACCGCCATATCTTGTCGATCATGGAGAAAGTGGGCCCATCCGTTGTAATCGCTGTAAGGCCTACATGTGTCCTTTCATGCAGTTCATTGAAGGTGGCCGTCGCTTCCATTGTGGCTTCTGCAGCTGTGTCACCGAGG TGCCTCCCCATTACTTCCAGCATCTGGATCATACAGGGAAGAGAGTGGACTGCTATGACCGACCAGAGCTCTCTATGGGCAGTTATGAGTTTATGACTACTGTGGACTACTGTAAG AATAACAAGTTTCCTCAGCCGCCAGCCTTCATCTTTCTGATTGATGTGTCCTACAACGCAGTGAAGAGCGGCATGGTGGGAATTGTATGCCAAGAGCTGAAGACACTGTTGGATTACTTGCCCAG AGAGAACCCTGATGTGGAATCAAACATTCGAGTTGGCTTCATCACCTACAATAAAGTGCTTCATTTCTACAACGTGAAGGCCTCTCTTGCCCAGCCACAGATGATGGTTGTGTCAGATGTGGCTGACATGTTTGTACCTCTATTGGATGGATTTCTGGTCAGTGTTTCAGAGTCCAGGGTGGTGATTGAGAG TTTGTTGGATCAGATCCCTGAGATGTTTGCCGACACACGGGAAACTGAGACCGTGTTTGGGCCTGTTATTCAGGCAGGGCTGGAGGCGCTCAAG GCTGCAGACTGTGCCGGAAAGCTCTTTGTTTTCCACTCTTCTCTGCCTATCGCTGAGGCTCCAGGCAAACTGAAGAACAGGGAGGACAAGAAACTACTGGGCACTGATAAAGAGAAG TCATTATTCCAGCCACAGGTTAGTTTTTACAACACCCTGGCCAAGGAGTGTGTGGCCCAGGGTTGCTGTGTGGACCTCTTCCTCTTTCCAAATCAGTATGTTGATGTAGCAACATTAGGGGTGGTGCCCACTTCAACGGGAGGCTCCATCTACAAATACACCTACTTCCAG gcTGCAACTGACCAGGAGCAGTTTCTCAATGACCTGAGGAGAGATGTGGAGAAGCAgatgggctttgatgcagtaatgAGAGTCCGCACAAGCACAG GTATCCGGGCAACAGACTTCTTTGGTTCCTTCTACATGAGCAACACCACAGATGTTGAGCTGGCAGGACTAGACTGTGACAAGACCGTTACCGTAGAGTTCAGACATGACGACAAGCTCAGTGAGGAGACTGGAGCTCTTATGCAG TGTGCTGTTCTGTACACTAGCTGCAATGGTCAGCGACGGCTTCGGATTCATAATATGGcagtgaactgctgctctcagctGGCAGACCTGTACAGGAACTGCGAGACGGATACTATTATCAACTTCTTCGCCAAATATG CATTTCGCAGTGTACTCAGCAGTCCTACCAAGAATGTGCGTGACAGTCTGTTGAATCAGTGTGCACAGATCTTAGCCTGTTACCGCAAGAACTGCGCAAGTCCATCTTCAGCAGGACAG TTGATCTTGCCGGAGTGTATGAAGCTGCTGCCCGTGTATCTAAACTGCATATTGAAGAGCGACATTCTGCAGCCCGGAGCAGATGTTTCCCTTGATGACCGTGCCTACCTGAGACAGCTGGTCAGTGGCATGGACGTGGCTGAGAGCCATGTGTTTTTCTACCCTCGGCTACTTCCACTG CAAAAGCTGGATGTCGAGAGCACGTCCCTGCCTTTGGCAGTAAGAGACTCAGAGGAGAGACTATCAAGAGGCGGAGTGTACCTGTTAGAAAATGGGTTGAACCTTTTCATCTGGGTGGGGGTCAATGCCCAGCAAGAGCTACTCCAAAATATCTTTGGAACACCTGCCTTCAGCCAGATAGACCCTAGCATG GCATCTCTGCCGGCTTTGGATAATCCTTTTTCAAAGAGACTGAGGGAGATTATCGAGTCTGTCAGGACACAGCGCCCACGATACATGAAG CTTATGGTGGTGAAACAAGAAGACAAACTGGAGATGATCTTCAAGCACTTCCTGGTGGAGGATAAAAACATCAATGGTGGAGCCTCTTATGTGGACTTCCTGTGTCACATGCACAAGGAGATTCGTCAGCTCTTGAGCTAG
- the LOC127633567 gene encoding protein transport protein Sec24C-like isoform X2 → MRDELRMNVNQQPHMTSPYGQPQPGYQGYPQPGYGGGHMPAGYPAQYAPYNGQGTAYQQGPPQGYSPYASFPSKTLATNLASDLSSSPLNLGMRGPPTSGAPPVSGAQNYAQFWQGDIQNGPPPMGATSQRPPVSQPYTPGAGNLQIGVPPVSMQQMTNQMASMQVGSTAPSPAGPGYAPPSVTQSPNSAAYTPAAPPTFSPSTAAPTQPLPTEGVAQPPPRSYYGAPPPAQQPFPNHAAPFSTAGPTQPQAPPPVSQQSFPQAPPVSQPPFSTAPPLGNTLSYGGPPPHAHPSFPRPQFPTSQPSAFPGGPPPTSTPQLAGPMPPLPQPPVSQPSPYSSGPPLTPTGFLPQGGAQPMPPHPGFQGPPMASQGPPMTQANHVPPSQPGMSSGPTNASMSGPPPQQGMQGYPPQQNGAFGQVRGPQPAYAGAYPGQPNYSAPPTASASAPSAPKRLDPDSIPSPQASDMPPVQKTRHRIDPDSIPSPIQVIEDDKANKGNEPFTTGVRGQAPPLITTNFQVRDQGNASPRYIRCTAYNIPCSSDLAKQSQVPLAAVIKPLSTLPPDETPPYLVDHGESGPIRCNRCKAYMCPFMQFIEGGRRFHCGFCSCVTEVPPHYFQHLDHTGKRVDCYDRPELSMGSYEFMTTVDYCKNNKFPQPPAFIFLIDVSYNAVKSGMVGIVCQELKTLLDYLPRENPDVESNIRVGFITYNKVLHFYNVKASLAQPQMMVVSDVADMFVPLLDGFLVSVSESRVVIESLLDQIPEMFADTRETETVFGPVIQAGLEALKAADCAGKLFVFHSSLPIAEAPGKLKNREDKKLLGTDKEKSLFQPQVSFYNTLAKECVAQGCCVDLFLFPNQYVDVATLGVVPTSTGGSIYKYTYFQAATDQEQFLNDLRRDVEKQMGFDAVMRVRTSTGIRATDFFGSFYMSNTTDVELAGLDCDKTVTVEFRHDDKLSEETGALMQCAVLYTSCNGQRRLRIHNMAVNCCSQLADLYRNCETDTIINFFAKYAFRSVLSSPTKNVRDSLLNQCAQILACYRKNCASPSSAGQLILPECMKLLPVYLNCILKSDILQPGADVSLDDRAYLRQLVSGMDVAESHVFFYPRLLPLQKLDVESTSLPLAVRDSEERLSRGGVYLLENGLNLFIWVGVNAQQELLQNIFGTPAFSQIDPSMASLPALDNPFSKRLREIIESVRTQRPRYMKLMVVKQEDKLEMIFKHFLVEDKNINGGASYVDFLCHMHKEIRQLLS, encoded by the exons GTATGAGAGGACCCCCCACGTCAGGGGCACCACCAGTCTCAGGTGCCCAGAACTATGCTCAGTTTTGGCAAGGAGACATTCAGAATGGACCACCTCCGATGGGTGCTACATCACAGAG GCCTCCAGTGTCTCAGCCATACACTCCAGGTGCAGGGAATCTCCAGATTGGAGTCCCACCTGTCAGCATGCAGCAGATGACCAATCAGATGGCCAGCATGCAGGTTGGCTCTACTGCACCCTCCCCTGCTGGCCCGGGCTATG CCCCTCCCTCAGTAACCCAGTCTCCAAACTCAGCTGCCTACACACCTGCAGCTCCTCCCACTTTTTCACCTTCTACAGCTGCTCCCACACAGCCTCTGCCTACTGAAGGTGTGGCTCAGCCACCACCTCGGTCATACTATGGAGCTCCGCCTCCTGCCCAGCAGCCTTTCCCAAATCATGCCGCACCTTTCTCCACCGCTGGCCCAACCCAGCCCCAAGCTCCACCTCCTGTCTCTCAGCAATCCTTCCCTCAAGCTCCACCTGTCTCTCAGCCTCCTTTTTCCACAGCCCCTCCTCTAGGCAACACCCTGTCATATGGTGGCCCACCTCCTCATGCACATCCCTCTTTCCCAAGACCACAGTTTCCCACCTCCCAGCCCTCTGCTTTCCCTGGAGGTCCACCACCCACCTCTACTCCTCAGCTTGCAGGGCCCATGCCACCCTTGCCCCAGCCACCAGTTTCCCAACCCTCTCCTTACAGCTCAGGTCCCCCTCTAACCCCTACAGGGTTTTTACCACAAGGGGGTGCTCAACCAATGCCTCCCCATCCTGGATTTCAGGGCCCTCCTATGGCATCACAAGGGCCTCCAATGACACAGGCAAACCATGTACCCCCTTCACAACCTGGCATGTCATCTGGTCCTACCAATGCTAGCATGTCAGGGCCACCACCACAGCAAGGAATGCAGGGTTATCCGCCTCAGCAAAATG GTGCTTTCGGGCAGGTCAGAGGGCCTCAGCCTGCTTATGCAGGGGCATATCCTGGGCAACCTAACTACAGTGCACCTCCTACTGCATCTGCTTCAGCACCATCTGCCCCGAAGAGGCTTGATCCTGATTCAATCCCAAGCCCG CAAGCCTCTGACATGCCGCCTGTGCAGAAAACAAGACATAGAATAGACCCAGACTCAATTCCCAGTCCA ATTCAGGTCATTGAGGATGACAAGGCAAACAAGGGAAATGAACCTTTTACTACAGGAGTCAGAGGTCAAGCCCCACCACTGATCACAACCAACTTCCAAGTCAGAGATCAAG GTAATGCAAGTCCACGGTACATCCGATGCACAGCCTATAACATACCCTGCAGTTCTGACCTGGCCAAACAGTCCCAGGTGCCCCTTGCTGCTGTTATCAAGCCCCTGTCCACTCTGCCCCCAGATGAG ACACCGCCATATCTTGTCGATCATGGAGAAAGTGGGCCCATCCGTTGTAATCGCTGTAAGGCCTACATGTGTCCTTTCATGCAGTTCATTGAAGGTGGCCGTCGCTTCCATTGTGGCTTCTGCAGCTGTGTCACCGAGG TGCCTCCCCATTACTTCCAGCATCTGGATCATACAGGGAAGAGAGTGGACTGCTATGACCGACCAGAGCTCTCTATGGGCAGTTATGAGTTTATGACTACTGTGGACTACTGTAAG AATAACAAGTTTCCTCAGCCGCCAGCCTTCATCTTTCTGATTGATGTGTCCTACAACGCAGTGAAGAGCGGCATGGTGGGAATTGTATGCCAAGAGCTGAAGACACTGTTGGATTACTTGCCCAG AGAGAACCCTGATGTGGAATCAAACATTCGAGTTGGCTTCATCACCTACAATAAAGTGCTTCATTTCTACAACGTGAAGGCCTCTCTTGCCCAGCCACAGATGATGGTTGTGTCAGATGTGGCTGACATGTTTGTACCTCTATTGGATGGATTTCTGGTCAGTGTTTCAGAGTCCAGGGTGGTGATTGAGAG TTTGTTGGATCAGATCCCTGAGATGTTTGCCGACACACGGGAAACTGAGACCGTGTTTGGGCCTGTTATTCAGGCAGGGCTGGAGGCGCTCAAG GCTGCAGACTGTGCCGGAAAGCTCTTTGTTTTCCACTCTTCTCTGCCTATCGCTGAGGCTCCAGGCAAACTGAAGAACAGGGAGGACAAGAAACTACTGGGCACTGATAAAGAGAAG TCATTATTCCAGCCACAGGTTAGTTTTTACAACACCCTGGCCAAGGAGTGTGTGGCCCAGGGTTGCTGTGTGGACCTCTTCCTCTTTCCAAATCAGTATGTTGATGTAGCAACATTAGGGGTGGTGCCCACTTCAACGGGAGGCTCCATCTACAAATACACCTACTTCCAG gcTGCAACTGACCAGGAGCAGTTTCTCAATGACCTGAGGAGAGATGTGGAGAAGCAgatgggctttgatgcagtaatgAGAGTCCGCACAAGCACAG GTATCCGGGCAACAGACTTCTTTGGTTCCTTCTACATGAGCAACACCACAGATGTTGAGCTGGCAGGACTAGACTGTGACAAGACCGTTACCGTAGAGTTCAGACATGACGACAAGCTCAGTGAGGAGACTGGAGCTCTTATGCAG TGTGCTGTTCTGTACACTAGCTGCAATGGTCAGCGACGGCTTCGGATTCATAATATGGcagtgaactgctgctctcagctGGCAGACCTGTACAGGAACTGCGAGACGGATACTATTATCAACTTCTTCGCCAAATATG CATTTCGCAGTGTACTCAGCAGTCCTACCAAGAATGTGCGTGACAGTCTGTTGAATCAGTGTGCACAGATCTTAGCCTGTTACCGCAAGAACTGCGCAAGTCCATCTTCAGCAGGACAG TTGATCTTGCCGGAGTGTATGAAGCTGCTGCCCGTGTATCTAAACTGCATATTGAAGAGCGACATTCTGCAGCCCGGAGCAGATGTTTCCCTTGATGACCGTGCCTACCTGAGACAGCTGGTCAGTGGCATGGACGTGGCTGAGAGCCATGTGTTTTTCTACCCTCGGCTACTTCCACTG CAAAAGCTGGATGTCGAGAGCACGTCCCTGCCTTTGGCAGTAAGAGACTCAGAGGAGAGACTATCAAGAGGCGGAGTGTACCTGTTAGAAAATGGGTTGAACCTTTTCATCTGGGTGGGGGTCAATGCCCAGCAAGAGCTACTCCAAAATATCTTTGGAACACCTGCCTTCAGCCAGATAGACCCTAGCATG GCATCTCTGCCGGCTTTGGATAATCCTTTTTCAAAGAGACTGAGGGAGATTATCGAGTCTGTCAGGACACAGCGCCCACGATACATGAAG CTTATGGTGGTGAAACAAGAAGACAAACTGGAGATGATCTTCAAGCACTTCCTGGTGGAGGATAAAAACATCAATGGTGGAGCCTCTTATGTGGACTTCCTGTGTCACATGCACAAGGAGATTCGTCAGCTCTTGAGCTAG